A genomic segment from Candidatus Omnitrophota bacterium encodes:
- a CDS encoding helix-turn-helix transcriptional regulator, with protein MLADNVRKLRIKKRLAQEKLARLADISTATLVKIESGVAKEPTITTIMKIADALGVSIDELVGRSKNSFKTFR; from the coding sequence ATGCTAGCAGATAATGTTAGGAAATTAAGAATAAAAAAAAGATTGGCTCAGGAAAAACTAGCCAGACTAGCAGATATTTCGACGGCGACCCTTGTAAAAATTGAATCAGGAGTAGCTAAAGAGCCTACGATAACTACTATTATGAAAATTGCCGATGCTTTAGGTGTTTCAATCGATGAATTAGTAGGAAGGAGCAAAAACTCGTTCAAAACGTTTAGATAA
- a CDS encoding zinc-ribbon domain-containing protein, which produces MAKEWHPTKNRPLTLADVVPGSHRIVWWKCEKGHEWQARIDRRSNGSNCPACRNFLKDRIAVEQYNKEAKKYQ; this is translated from the coding sequence TTGGCAAAGGAGTGGCACCCTACTAAAAATAGACCATTGACCTTAGCCGACGTTGTTCCTGGAAGCCATAGAATAGTATGGTGGAAATGCGAAAAAGGTCATGAATGGCAAGCAAGAATAGACCGACGAAGTAATGGAAGTAATTGCCCTGCTTGCCGTAATTTTTTAAAAGATCGGATAGCGGTCGAACAATATAACAAAGAGGCGAAAAAATACCAGTAA
- a CDS encoding S-adenosylmethionine decarboxylase: protein MEKKTYGYELIMDLSDCDLGVISSKKKLKEYVDTLCKLIKMKQFGKTLIPYFGSNAAYTKGYSLVQLIETSSITGHFSEFWKTAYINIFSCLEYDEKKAREFTKEFFKAKKARCRFITR from the coding sequence ATGGAGAAAAAGACTTATGGCTATGAGCTTATCATGGATCTTTCGGATTGCGACCTTGGCGTAATTTCCTCAAAGAAAAAGCTTAAAGAATATGTTGATACGCTTTGCAAGCTGATCAAGATGAAGCAGTTTGGTAAAACGCTTATTCCTTATTTTGGCAGTAACGCGGCATATACAAAAGGCTATTCGCTGGTCCAGCTTATAGAAACCAGTTCAATAACCGGGCATTTTTCCGAATTTTGGAAAACGGCCTATATCAATATTTTTTCATGCCTTGAATATGACGAAAAAAAGGCAAGGGAATTTACGAAAGAATTTTTTAAGGCAAAAAAGGCTAGGTGCCGTTTTATCACCAGATAA
- a CDS encoding RES family NAD+ phosphorylase — MEGLELLRRLLQYNENELSFQDKILRFVLSCETKNRFIPIANTSNLLNKLLQYGCEKLLKRSSVYYRARIHDEIQNYNNRKPLDCKGARPLDAKNNSGGRFNPPGFSYLYLSDTEKTAIYETKPHPFYYITIFKGQLKKGVKIIDFSDFNPNLNLALVSLSSKQIEENKVKIFVTFLLSRPIILSMGSVLYPPTQYIADFIKSKGYDGICFRSSLGIEGRNFVLFDADVVDFKNCERKVIQVESVKIDFKIV, encoded by the coding sequence GTGGAAGGGCTAGAACTATTACGAAGATTACTTCAATACAATGAAAATGAATTATCATTTCAAGATAAAATATTACGTTTTGTTTTATCATGTGAAACCAAAAACCGTTTTATCCCGATAGCCAATACCTCAAACTTATTAAATAAGCTGTTACAATATGGATGTGAAAAATTATTGAAAAGGTCATCCGTATATTATAGGGCAAGAATCCATGACGAAATTCAGAATTATAATAATCGAAAGCCTTTAGATTGCAAGGGGGCACGACCTCTTGATGCTAAAAATAATTCCGGCGGCAGATTTAATCCGCCAGGTTTTTCATACCTTTATTTATCGGATACTGAAAAAACAGCAATATACGAGACTAAGCCGCACCCTTTTTACTATATAACAATATTTAAAGGGCAGTTAAAAAAAGGTGTAAAAATAATAGATTTTTCAGATTTTAATCCTAATTTGAATTTGGCGTTAGTATCCCTTTCTTCAAAACAGATAGAAGAAAATAAAGTAAAAATTTTTGTTACATTTTTGCTTTCGCGGCCTATTATACTAAGCATGGGTAGCGTACTATATCCTCCAACCCAATATATCGCTGATTTTATTAAATCAAAAGGTTACGATGGCATTTGCTTTAGAAGCTCTTTGGGTATTGAGGGCAGAAATTTTGTTTTATTTGATGCAGATGTCGTTGATTTTAAAAATTGTGAACGCAAGGTTATACAGGTCGAATCTGTAAAGATTGATTTTAAGATTGTGTAG
- a CDS encoding DUF3047 domain-containing protein, translated as MPFYHQIKAEGGMLLKRITVKFFLIFSILLSTADAYAVRLPKIFSFKEKNALSEWQEKVFRGRVLYSVKADRGTQYLRAYSDDSASGIFYEIKFNPKQYPMISWQWTVLRFPSIEESPSVGAKGDNWIEKDDYAARVYVIFPKLSFNLTKCLEYVWDRNLPAGTIITSPYSENIKLFVVESGSGNAGKWIHVERNIAEDYKKAFGKEPGRVGAIAIMTDTDNTQSTAEANYRELKVGYKNEK; from the coding sequence GTGCCGTTTTATCACCAGATAAAAGCCGAAGGTGGCATGCTTTTGAAACGGATAACCGTAAAATTTTTTTTGATTTTTTCCATACTTTTGTCAACAGCCGACGCTTACGCGGTAAGGCTGCCTAAAATATTTTCTTTTAAAGAAAAAAACGCGCTCTCCGAATGGCAGGAAAAGGTATTCAGGGGGCGCGTTCTTTATTCGGTTAAGGCCGACAGGGGCACGCAATACCTTAGGGCTTACAGCGATGATTCCGCCTCCGGCATTTTCTATGAGATCAAATTTAATCCGAAGCAGTATCCGATGATAAGCTGGCAGTGGACTGTCTTAAGGTTTCCTTCAATTGAGGAAAGCCCCTCCGTCGGCGCGAAAGGCGACAATTGGATTGAAAAAGATGATTATGCCGCGAGGGTGTATGTGATATTTCCGAAACTTTCTTTTAATCTTACCAAATGCCTGGAATATGTTTGGGACAGAAACCTGCCCGCAGGCACTATTATCACCAGCCCTTATTCGGAAAATATAAAACTTTTTGTAGTTGAATCCGGTTCCGGCAATGCCGGTAAGTGGATACATGTTGAGAGAAACATAGCAGAGGATTATAAAAAGGCTTTTGGCAAAGAACCCGGACGCGTAGGCGCTATAGCGATTATGACAGATACCGATAACACCCAAAGCACGGCGGAGGCTAATTATAGAGAGTTAAAAGTGGGGTATAAAAATGAAAAATAA